Proteins from a single region of Crassaminicella profunda:
- the nagZ gene encoding beta-N-acetylhexosaminidase, translating into MIQEQIEKMTLDEKIGQMVLVGFNGDQINDSIKKMIDSYHIGGFILFQRNIKNPSQTLALLNTIKSANSKNKIPLFLAVDEEGGKVSRMPKEIKKLPTNKKIGILNNNHFSFEIGQLIGFELKSFGFNLDFAPVLDINSNPKNPVIGDRSFGSNKEIVSQLGLQTMKGIKSQNIISVVKHFPGHGDTSVDSHLGLPVVNHDLNRLKSFELAPFSKAIKENVDAVMVSHILFPKIDSQYPATLSKKIMTDLLRNNLNFKGVIITDDMEMGAILKHYDIGNAAIRSIQSGSDIILICHTYEKQLTVLDALKKAVENNEISEEQINDSVYRILKLKKKYHIKDTSIKSIDVKDINNQIDYILNTYLGG; encoded by the coding sequence ATGATTCAAGAACAAATTGAAAAAATGACATTAGATGAAAAGATTGGTCAAATGGTCTTAGTAGGATTTAATGGAGATCAGATCAATGACTCTATCAAAAAAATGATAGATTCCTACCATATTGGAGGATTTATTTTATTTCAAAGAAATATAAAAAATCCATCACAAACATTAGCTTTACTCAACACTATAAAAAGTGCTAATTCAAAAAATAAAATCCCCTTATTTTTAGCAGTAGATGAAGAAGGTGGAAAAGTCTCTAGAATGCCAAAAGAAATAAAAAAACTTCCTACTAATAAAAAAATAGGTATCCTCAATAATAATCATTTTTCATTTGAAATAGGTCAGCTTATAGGTTTTGAATTGAAATCCTTTGGCTTTAATCTAGATTTTGCACCTGTTTTAGATATCAATAGTAACCCTAAAAATCCAGTCATAGGAGATCGTTCTTTTGGGAGCAATAAAGAAATTGTAAGTCAATTAGGGCTACAAACAATGAAGGGAATCAAGTCACAAAATATAATCTCTGTTGTAAAGCATTTTCCTGGTCATGGAGATACATCTGTTGATTCTCACTTAGGTCTTCCTGTTGTTAATCATGACTTGAATAGACTTAAAAGTTTTGAACTAGCTCCTTTTTCTAAAGCCATCAAAGAAAATGTAGATGCAGTTATGGTCTCTCATATTCTTTTTCCTAAAATAGACTCTCAATATCCTGCTACATTATCTAAAAAGATTATGACAGATCTTTTACGGAATAACTTGAATTTTAAGGGTGTCATCATTACCGATGACATGGAAATGGGTGCTATTTTAAAACATTATGATATAGGAAATGCAGCTATAAGGTCTATTCAATCAGGCAGTGATATCATCTTAATATGTCATACCTATGAAAAGCAATTAACTGTGTTAGATGCTTTAAAAAAAGCTGTAGAAAATAATGAAATATCAGAAGAACAAATCAATGATAGTGTTTATAGAATCCTAAAATTGAAAAAAAAGTACCATATAAAAGATACCTCCATAAAATCAATAGATGTTAAAGATATAAACAATCAAATAGATTATATTTTAAATACTTATTTAGGAGGCTAA
- a CDS encoding FAD-dependent oxidoreductase produces MQSLKLNKDIHWVGSLDPDLRVFDIIMHTEFGTSYNSYIVKGSEKTALIETVKIKFFDAFLEKIKEVTPIESIDYIIVDHTEPDHVGSIEKLLTLAPHAKIVGSATAITFLKEITNKNFESIIVNPKETLTLGNKTLRFINAPFLHWPDSIYTYVEEDHTLFTCDSFGAHYSFDPILNEKITKKVDYHKALKYYYDMIMGPFKSYVLKALDQIKNLKIDMICPGHGPVLNHEPEKIIELYKEWSTENTPNSKKTIVIPYVSAYGYTEEIAKKITEGIKQAGDINVLLYDMVYADPNEVLSEIYWADGLLFGSPTINGDALKPIWDLLTSLSPIVHGGKIVSAFGSYGWSGEGVPNIVGRLKTLRMKVFEKGLKIRFKPSENNLKDALSFGINFGVSVLKGEVPKVIEEKEKYTLVSDDGEVKVWKCVVCGELFEGVEPPDTCPACGVGKDYFVEVKKEIIAFQSQNNEKIIIIGNNAAGVSAAEAIRERNKVCSVEIISNENIPGYYRPSISKSIVQEIQDHEFYLKSMDWYKENNIQLTLHTEVIDIKKDTKTILLSNGEEKSYDKLIIATGSHCFMPPIEGNEKKGVFTLRSFDDANRIKEYAKSSKRAVVVGGGILGLEIAWELKNLGLNLTIIELAPRLLPRQLDEKGSSILEEAIAKQDIKVIKNTLAGSLLGDEKVTAVKTKDGEIIECDMVIVSAGIRANKKLAEKAGIITNKGIVVDQAMKTNEENIFAAGDVAEFDGIDYGIWPEAIEQGKIAGANAVGDPLYYENIIPSNVFNGMNVNIFSIGDLGRNSEKAYETIEIHNRDQGLYHKMYFVNNVFVGGILIGDTTKSVKMMEGIDKRSSLSTMIKIMNH; encoded by the coding sequence ATGCAATCACTTAAATTAAATAAAGATATTCATTGGGTAGGTTCCTTAGACCCTGATTTAAGAGTTTTTGATATTATCATGCATACAGAGTTTGGAACCTCTTATAATTCTTACATTGTAAAAGGTTCAGAAAAAACAGCTTTAATTGAAACAGTAAAAATTAAGTTTTTTGATGCATTTTTAGAAAAAATTAAAGAAGTTACCCCAATCGAATCCATCGACTACATTATCGTAGATCATACAGAACCAGACCATGTGGGAAGTATTGAAAAATTATTAACATTAGCCCCTCATGCAAAAATAGTTGGCTCCGCTACAGCTATTACTTTCTTAAAGGAAATTACCAATAAAAATTTTGAATCTATTATCGTAAATCCTAAAGAAACTTTAACTTTAGGAAATAAAACATTAAGATTTATCAATGCACCATTTCTTCATTGGCCAGATTCTATTTATACTTATGTGGAAGAAGATCATACTTTATTTACTTGTGACTCATTTGGTGCCCATTATAGCTTCGATCCTATACTTAACGAAAAAATTACTAAGAAGGTAGATTATCATAAAGCATTAAAATATTATTATGATATGATTATGGGTCCCTTTAAGTCTTATGTTTTAAAAGCTCTTGATCAAATAAAAAATTTAAAAATAGATATGATTTGTCCAGGACATGGTCCCGTACTCAATCATGAACCTGAAAAAATCATCGAACTTTATAAGGAGTGGTCTACAGAAAATACTCCTAATTCTAAGAAAACTATCGTCATTCCTTATGTATCTGCCTATGGGTACACAGAAGAAATTGCTAAAAAAATTACTGAAGGGATCAAACAAGCAGGAGATATTAATGTATTGCTATATGATATGGTCTATGCTGATCCCAATGAAGTTTTATCAGAAATTTATTGGGCCGATGGATTGCTTTTCGGATCTCCTACTATTAATGGAGATGCATTAAAACCGATTTGGGATCTTTTAACTTCCCTCTCTCCTATTGTTCATGGTGGAAAAATTGTTTCTGCCTTTGGTTCTTACGGATGGAGCGGTGAAGGTGTTCCAAATATTGTTGGTAGATTGAAAACTCTGCGCATGAAGGTTTTTGAAAAAGGACTTAAAATTCGTTTTAAGCCCTCAGAAAACAATTTAAAGGATGCTTTATCCTTTGGTATCAACTTCGGAGTAAGTGTATTAAAAGGAGAAGTTCCAAAAGTAATCGAAGAAAAGGAAAAATATACTTTAGTTTCTGATGATGGAGAAGTAAAAGTATGGAAATGTGTTGTATGTGGTGAATTATTTGAAGGAGTTGAACCACCTGATACTTGTCCTGCTTGTGGTGTAGGAAAAGATTATTTTGTTGAAGTAAAAAAAGAAATCATTGCTTTCCAATCGCAAAACAACGAAAAAATTATCATCATAGGAAATAATGCTGCTGGTGTTTCTGCTGCAGAAGCCATCCGAGAAAGAAATAAAGTTTGCAGTGTAGAAATCATCTCAAATGAGAATATTCCGGGTTATTATCGACCAAGTATTTCAAAATCTATTGTACAGGAAATACAAGATCATGAATTTTATTTAAAATCAATGGATTGGTATAAAGAAAATAATATTCAGTTAACACTTCATACAGAGGTTATAGACATAAAAAAAGATACAAAGACAATACTCCTTTCTAATGGAGAAGAAAAGTCCTATGACAAGTTGATTATCGCTACTGGAAGCCATTGCTTCATGCCTCCAATAGAAGGGAATGAAAAAAAAGGTGTATTCACCTTACGAAGCTTTGATGATGCAAATCGTATCAAAGAATATGCAAAAAGTAGTAAAAGGGCTGTTGTTGTAGGTGGTGGAATCTTAGGTCTTGAAATCGCTTGGGAACTTAAAAACCTTGGATTAAATCTTACAATCATCGAGCTTGCCCCTAGACTTCTTCCAAGACAGCTAGATGAAAAAGGTTCTAGTATCCTTGAAGAAGCTATAGCAAAACAAGATATAAAAGTAATCAAAAATACCTTAGCAGGTTCTCTCTTAGGAGATGAGAAAGTAACTGCTGTAAAAACAAAAGATGGGGAAATCATTGAATGCGATATGGTTATCGTTTCTGCTGGTATCAGAGCAAATAAGAAATTAGCCGAAAAAGCAGGAATTATTACCAATAAAGGAATTGTGGTAGATCAAGCTATGAAAACTAATGAAGAAAATATCTTTGCTGCTGGTGATGTAGCTGAATTTGATGGCATTGACTATGGTATTTGGCCAGAAGCTATTGAACAAGGTAAAATAGCAGGTGCAAATGCAGTAGGCGATCCTCTTTACTATGAAAATATCATACCATCTAATGTTTTTAATGGTATGAATGTAAATATATTCTCCATTGGAGATCTTGGTAGAAATTCAGAAAAAGCATATGAAACTATAGAAATTCACAATCGTGATCAAGGTCTTTATCATAAAATGTACTTTGTAAACAATGTATTTGTAGGTGGTATACTCATAGGAGATACTACTAAATCTGTAAAAATGATGGAGGGTATTGATAAAAGATCTTCCTTATCTACTATGATAAAAATCATGAATCATTAA
- a CDS encoding PAS domain-containing sensor histidine kinase, whose amino-acid sequence MKVDQFKLEQYACMLDDTDMQLWILKDTETYGFVNQAHADFLGKEKKDIENKKLWNVLNEKEAQQCIYSNIKAQQSVSKNVEVFQQKEKIISKEWITNSEGELRLLHITKTPILDEENNVKYIVGKAYDLTEEEERKNKCAISEQQYGALVENQTDFICRFLPNGELTYANKAFCCYLNKQYEELVGKSVLTVVPKDEHEKIKKSLQSFSIEKPIQTYAHSVIDAIGNISWIRWTNQAFFSENGEIIEFQSVGTDITELKNAKKVLEKKVEENKKILHEVIEYDKLKTEFFSNISHELRTPLNLILSTIQLIDYQEKNHIKDLKLRTKLKSIVKQNCYRLLRLINNLIDVTKIDSGYFNMNLGNYNIVSIVEEITLSVSEYIKNKHIHFCFDTNVEEKIMACDPDHIERIILNLLSNAVKFTRLNGNIMVNIYDKGKSIIISVKDTGIGIPKDKQNIIFDRFRQIDKSFTRNHEGSGIGLSLVQSLVKMYKGEIIVKSEENKGSEFIVELPVKILENDIKEVKKRYNNDYVESINIEFSDIYSIE is encoded by the coding sequence ATGAAAGTAGACCAGTTTAAATTGGAACAATATGCATGTATGCTGGATGATACAGATATGCAATTATGGATTTTAAAAGATACAGAAACTTATGGATTTGTGAATCAGGCACATGCAGATTTTTTAGGGAAAGAAAAAAAGGATATAGAAAATAAAAAATTATGGAATGTATTGAATGAAAAAGAAGCTCAGCAATGTATTTATAGTAATATAAAAGCCCAGCAATCTGTTAGTAAAAATGTAGAAGTGTTTCAACAAAAGGAAAAAATTATCTCTAAAGAATGGATAACGAATAGTGAAGGAGAACTTCGATTATTACATATTACAAAAACACCCATACTAGATGAAGAAAATAATGTTAAGTATATTGTTGGAAAGGCTTATGATCTTACAGAAGAAGAAGAAAGAAAAAATAAGTGTGCCATCAGTGAGCAGCAATATGGAGCTCTTGTAGAAAATCAAACGGATTTTATTTGCAGGTTTTTACCTAATGGAGAATTAACTTATGCCAATAAAGCATTTTGTTGTTATTTAAATAAGCAATATGAGGAATTAGTGGGAAAAAGTGTTTTAACTGTAGTTCCGAAAGATGAACATGAAAAAATAAAAAAATCTTTACAATCATTTAGCATTGAAAAACCTATTCAGACCTATGCCCATTCTGTAATCGATGCAATAGGAAATATTTCTTGGATCAGATGGACCAATCAAGCTTTTTTCAGTGAAAATGGTGAAATAATAGAGTTTCAATCTGTAGGAACAGATATTACAGAGCTAAAAAATGCAAAAAAAGTTCTAGAGAAAAAAGTTGAAGAAAATAAAAAAATATTACATGAGGTAATAGAATATGACAAGTTAAAAACGGAATTTTTTTCCAATATTTCTCATGAATTAAGAACACCATTAAATTTGATTCTTAGTACAATACAATTAATTGATTATCAAGAAAAAAATCATATAAAAGATTTAAAACTTAGAACAAAGCTCAAAAGTATCGTTAAACAGAATTGCTATAGGCTTTTAAGATTGATCAATAATTTGATAGATGTTACTAAAATAGATTCAGGATATTTTAATATGAATTTAGGAAACTATAATATTGTAAGTATTGTAGAAGAGATTACTTTATCTGTTTCGGAATATATAAAAAATAAGCATATTCATTTTTGCTTTGATACGAATGTGGAAGAAAAAATTATGGCCTGTGATCCAGACCATATTGAAAGAATCATATTGAATCTATTATCTAATGCAGTAAAATTTACAAGATTAAATGGAAACATTATGGTAAACATATATGATAAAGGAAAAAGCATCATTATATCAGTAAAAGACACAGGGATAGGGATTCCAAAGGATAAACAAAATATAATCTTTGATAGATTTCGTCAAATTGATAAATCTTTTACAAGAAATCATGAAGGAAGTGGTATAGGACTATCTCTTGTTCAGTCTCTTGTAAAAATGTATAAGGGAGAAATTATTGTTAAAAGTGAGGAAAATAAGGGCAGTGAATTTATTGTTGAGCTTCCAGTTAAGATACTCGAGAATGATATAAAAGAAGTAAAAAAAAGATATAACAATGATTATGTAGAAAGTATTAATATTGAGTTTTCAGATATATATTCAATAGAATAA
- a CDS encoding ABC transporter permease → MNSRRLITIVKKEFIHIIRDKASLGMAIMMPLIFIFLFGYAVNTDVENIKMVVMDMDHTIESRELISKFKNSNYFQPDSYVKNTQKLENFIDKGEARAGVIIPTGFSKNIKRDENPSIQLIIDGTDPTIARTALQNGMMITQSYALQIQKKYLEKKGLKSSNKGVIDIRTRVWYNPNLESTKFTIPGLIGLIMQNITVMLTAFSLVREKEKGTLELLIVTPIRSGELILGKMIPYIFIGCVDFLIALFFGTYWFNVGIEGNVFLLILLGFGFVICSLAIGMLISTVAQNQAQAMQMTIFFILPSVLLSGFVFPREAMAYPIQIAGNFIPLTYFLKILRGIILKGVGIDYLWKEVIVLLVMGMLLLGIASIRFKKKLD, encoded by the coding sequence ATGAATAGCAGGAGGCTTATAACCATCGTTAAGAAAGAATTTATCCATATTATAAGGGATAAAGCAAGTCTTGGTATGGCCATTATGATGCCTTTGATTTTTATATTTTTATTTGGATATGCTGTAAATACAGATGTTGAAAATATAAAAATGGTTGTGATGGATATGGATCATACGATAGAGAGTAGAGAACTGATCAGTAAATTTAAAAATTCTAATTACTTTCAACCAGATAGTTATGTAAAAAATACACAAAAACTTGAAAATTTTATTGATAAGGGAGAGGCAAGAGCGGGTGTCATTATTCCTACAGGATTTTCAAAAAATATCAAGAGAGATGAAAATCCATCTATTCAGTTAATCATTGATGGAACAGATCCTACTATTGCTCGAACAGCACTGCAAAATGGAATGATGATTACACAAAGCTATGCTCTTCAAATACAGAAAAAATATTTAGAAAAGAAGGGGCTAAAAAGTTCTAATAAAGGAGTGATAGATATACGGACAAGGGTATGGTATAACCCTAATCTAGAAAGTACAAAGTTTACTATTCCTGGACTTATTGGACTTATTATGCAAAATATTACTGTAATGCTTACGGCCTTTTCATTAGTGAGAGAAAAAGAAAAGGGAACATTAGAATTGTTAATTGTTACCCCTATAAGATCAGGAGAACTTATTTTGGGAAAAATGATTCCTTATATTTTTATAGGTTGTGTTGATTTTTTAATCGCATTATTTTTTGGAACCTATTGGTTCAATGTAGGGATAGAGGGAAATGTTTTCTTATTGATTCTTTTGGGATTTGGATTTGTCATCTGTTCTCTTGCTATTGGTATGCTCATTTCAACAGTGGCGCAAAATCAGGCACAGGCTATGCAAATGACCATATTTTTCATACTTCCAAGTGTATTGTTATCAGGATTTGTATTTCCAAGGGAAGCTATGGCCTACCCTATACAGATAGCTGGTAATTTTATACCACTCACTTATTTTTTAAAGATATTAAGAGGGATTATATTAAAGGGAGTAGGGATTGATTATTTATGGAAGGAAGTAATAGTGCTTTTAGTAATGGGGATGCTGCTTTTAGGGATTGCATCTATAAGGTTTAAAAAGAAATTAGATTAA
- a CDS encoding ABC transporter ATP-binding protein yields the protein MAVNQINLQIPKGSIYGLLGPNGAGKSTAIRMLCGVLTPTEGKAEVLGLNVYKEAEKIKENIGYMSQKFSLYEDLTVLENLNFYANIYTIPKKFQRERIEGIIQMAGLEGKEKNITKTLSGGWKQRLALGCSLIHKPNLLILDEPTAAVDPVSRRIFWKIIYKLAKQGMTILVTTHYMDEAESCDEVAFIFGGRIIGKGAPEKIIEEKKAKNLEDVFIRYVEEQTGEKVESSFDKIKFIHRDEAGE from the coding sequence TTCCAAAGGGAAGTATTTACGGACTATTAGGCCCAAATGGAGCAGGAAAATCTACAGCCATTCGGATGCTTTGTGGAGTCTTAACACCTACTGAGGGAAAGGCAGAAGTACTAGGGCTTAATGTTTACAAAGAAGCTGAAAAAATAAAAGAGAATATTGGTTATATGTCTCAGAAATTTAGTTTATATGAAGATTTAACTGTATTAGAAAATTTAAATTTTTATGCCAATATATATACCATTCCCAAAAAGTTTCAAAGGGAAAGAATAGAAGGGATCATACAGATGGCAGGACTTGAGGGAAAAGAAAAAAATATTACAAAAACTCTTTCAGGAGGATGGAAACAAAGACTTGCCTTAGGATGCTCCCTTATACACAAACCAAATCTTTTAATATTAGATGAGCCTACGGCAGCAGTTGATCCAGTTTCAAGAAGAATATTTTGGAAAATTATATATAAGCTTGCAAAGCAGGGGATGACTATTCTTGTGACCACCCACTATATGGATGAAGCAGAAAGTTGTGATGAAGTAGCTTTTATTTTTGGAGGAAGGATTATAGGAAAAGGAGCACCAGAAAAGATTATTGAGGAAAAGAAGGCAAAAAATCTAGAAGATGTTTTTATAAGATATGTAGAGGAACAAACAGGAGAAAAAGTAGAATCTTCATTTGATAAAATCAAATTTATTCATAGAGATGAGGCAGGGGAGTAG